Genomic window (Gemmatimonadaceae bacterium):
AGACACGGACTACGCGTCGAAGTTGGGTGTGGATGTCGAGAATCTATTGGTCTCGCAGCCGGATACGGGTGAGCAGGCGTTGGAAATCTGCGAGATTCTCGTGCGCTCGGGTGCGGTGGATGTGGTGGTGATCGACTCCGTTGCAGCGCTGGTGCCGAAAGCGGAGATCGAGGGAGAAATGGGGGACTCGCACGTCGGCCTGCAGGCTCGGCTCATGAGTCAGGCGTTGCGGAAGCTGACTGGTGCAATCGCGCGCTCGAAGACATCGGTCATCTTCATCAATCAGTTGCGTGAGAAAATCGGCGTGATGTTCGGCAACCCCGAGACGACGACTGGTGGGAAGGCGCTCAAGTTTTACGCCTCGGTGCGTCTCGACATTCGCCGGATCGGACCGGTCAAGGAAAAAGAGGATGTCATTGGCTCGCACGTGCGGGTAAAGGTGGTGAAGAACAAGGTGGCGCCGCCCTTCAAGCAAGCCGAGTTCGACATCATGTATGCGGAGGGCATCAGCCATACGTCGCTGCTCGTCGACATTGGCGCGGAGTCCGGCATCATCGAGAAGTCGGGCGCGTGGTACAGCTACAACGCGCAGCGTATTGGGCAGGGACGTGAGAACGCGAAATTGTTCTTGAAGGACAACCCCGCGATGCTCGCCGAGATCGAGGAGAAGGTGAAAGGAGTACTCGGCATTCGGTTAGTAACGGGTGCGGAGGGCGATCTGGTCGAGGAGTGACGCGCACACATCACTCGGAAAGTGCCGAGGGGGTGGAACGCCGAGATGCGGGGTACCCGGAAATTACTCCAGTCTCGCGATTTCCTTCCTCGGCATTTTCTTTGACGGATCGTAGATCGAGGTGTCGTCCGTGCCTGTCATAACTGCCGTCACGTCGAGCACGCGTTGGGCCGGCGCGCGCGCCGATCGGAGCGAGAGCGTGGGTGGCCGGTACAGCATCGCGGTCGATGGCGCAGCGGTGGGCGATCTGTCGCTCGATGCGATCGAGCGTCTCGATCTACACGTTGGCGCGCAGGTCACCGATCGTGTCGTTGCCGCGATCACACAGGAAGTGCAGGCGCTGCACACCTACGATCGGGCCGTGACGTTGTTGGCTGCGCATGCGCGTGCGTCGCGCGAGCTGGAGCGGTTGTTGGTAAAAAAGGGCGAGCCGCCCATCCTTGCGAAAGCGGCAGTTGCCCGCCTTACGGAGCAGGGCTTCCTGGACGATGCGTCGTTCGCGCGGCAGTTCGCGCGCACCAAGCTGGCGGGCGGCTTGTCGCGACGCCGCATGCAGGCGGAGCTCGCACGCCGCGGCGTGACCCGCGACGTCGCCGACGCCGCGATCGATGAAATCGTGACCGACGACGGCGTAGACGAAGCTCAGGCGTGCGGCCGGGTTGCGGAGCGGAAGATGCGATCGCTGCGCGATCTCCCAGCAGATGTGCAGCGCCGCCGGCTCTACGCGTTTCTGGCGCGTCGCGGGTACGAGCTCGGCGACGTTCGCGCGGCGGTCGACCGGCTCGTTCGCTGAGTCGCCCGCAGGGCTCCTTCGCTCTGCGCATTCAGGTGGTGCAGCAGCGCGTGTCGCGGCTTCGGCCTACTGACTCGTATGCCTTCTGTACGAGTATATTGTTGCGTTATGCGCGCTTCCGAAATTCGCCAGCGCTTCCTCGCGTACTTCGAGCGAAATGGCCACGCGATTCGCCCCAGCTCCTCGCTCGTACCCAAGGACGACCCGACGTTGCTGTTCACGAACGCGGGCATGGTCCAATTCAAGAAGATTTTTTTGGGGCAGGAGCAAACGTCGTTCGGGCGGCGCGCCACCACCGCGCAGAAGTGTGTGCGGGCCGGCGGCAAGCATAACGACCTCGAGCAGGTGGGACATACCGCGCGTCACCACACGTTCTTCGAGATGCTCGGGAATTTCTCGTTCGGCGACTACTTCAAGCGCGACGCCATTCGGTTCGCGTGGGAGTTCGTCACCGAAGAGCTGAGCATCGACAAGCGGCATTTGCGCGTGACGGTGTACGAGTCGGACGACGAAGCACGCGGGTTGTGGCGCGAGGTAACCGGACTCCCCGATTCGCGCATCTACGGACTTGGCGAAGCCGACAACTTCTGGCAGATGGCGGACACTGGCCCGTGCGGTCCGTGCAGCGAGATCTACGTGGACCTCGCGCACTTTGCGTCCGACTGGTCGTTTCCGGCCGGAGCGCACGGTGAGTGGACGGAGCTGGACCGGTCCGAATTCTCGCGAGATGCGTTCGTCGAAGGCGCCGAGGCGGGGCGGTTCCTCGAGATCTGGAACTTGGTGTTCATGCAGTTCGACCGCCAGCAGAATGGCGAGTTGGTGCCGCTGCCGCGGCCGTCGGTGGACACCGGAGCGGGACTCGAGCGCATCGCGGCGGTAAAGCAGGGCGTGACATCCAATTATCACACCGATCTGTTCGCGCCCTTGCTCAAGGCGGCCGAGGAGGCCGTGGGGATTTCGTACCGGGGCCGCACGTCGGATGTGGAATACGTCGTGGAAACGGGGCCGCGGCGGGTCACGGTCGAGCCGGCATCCTTCCGCGTGCTCGCGGACCACGCTCGTGCGGTGGCGTTTCTGCTTGCCGACGGCGTGTATCCGTCCAACGAGGGTCGCGGCTACGTGCTGCGCCGGATTTTGCGCCGCGCGGTGCGGCACGCCTGGTTGTTAGGCAGGTCGGAGCCGACGCTGGTGCGCGTGGTCGAGCGGGTGGTCGATACCATGCGCGACGTGTATCCGGAGCTCGAGGCGCGCCGCGGATTTTTGTTGGACACGACGCGGGCGGAAGAGGAGCGCTTTCTGGCGACGATCGAAGGCGGCATGCAGCGCTTCGACCAGCTCGCGCCCGTGCGGTCGACGCAGGGCTCGACGTCGCTGCGCGGCACGATTTCCGGCGACGACGCGTTCCGGCTGTACGACACCTACGGGTTTCCGATCGATCTCACCGAGTTGATGGCGCGCGAGCGCGGGTACACGGTGGACATCAGCGGCTTCGAGCGCGCGCTGGATGCCCAACGGGAGCAGTCGCGCGAGGACCGGCGCGCGCGCGACATCACGGTGGCGGCGGACGTGCTGGCCGATGCATCGCGGTGGGACCGCGCGACGCCGGCGGAGTCATCGCGCTTCGTGGGCTACGACACCGTGGAGATCGAAACGCAGGTGACGGCGGCGCGCCGGTTGGACGACGGACGCATCGCGGTCATGCTGCGCGAGACGCCCTTCTACGCCGAGTCGGGTGGTCAGATCTCGGATGTGGGCGAGATCGTTGGGCAGGGATGGCGGGTGGATGTGGACGACGTGCGCAAGGTTCAGGGGACCCACGCCGCGGTCGGAACGCTCGTGGGCGATTTCCGCTTCGGGCCGGCGGTGGCGCGGGTGCCCACGGACCGCCGGCGCGATACGGAACGCAACCACACCGCCACCCACCTGCTCCACGCGGCGCTGCGCGCCATCCTCGGCGAACACGTGCACCAGGCCGGCTCGTTAGTCGCGCCGGACCGGCTGCGGTTCGACTTCACGCATCACGGCCCCGTCGGCGCCCAGCGCTTGGCCGAGATCGAGGCCTGGGTGAACCGCGGCATCTGGGCCGACGTGGACGTGGCGACCACCGAGCGACCGTACCGCGACGCGGTGGCGGGCGGCGCGATGGCGTTGTTCGGCGAGAAGTACGGCGACGTGGTGCGCGTGGTGTCCATTCCCGGGTGGTCCATGGAGCTGTGCGGCGGCACGCACGCGCGGAACACGGGGCAGATTGCGCTGTTCAAGATCGTGGCCGAGACGGGTGTGGCGGCGGGCGTGCGTCGCATCGAGGCGGTGACCGGCCCCAAGGCGTACGAGCTGCTGCGCGACGAGGAGCGCCGGCTGGAGCGGTTAGGCGAGTTGGTGCGCGCGCCGGCGGACGGCGTGGTCAAGCGCGTCGAGGCGCTGCTCGAGGAGCGGCGCGCGCTGCAGAAGCGGTTGGACGACGCGCTGCGCGGCGGCGGCGACCAGGTGCAGCGGCTCGTGGCCGGCGCGGAGCGGGCCAACGGGGCGCGCATCGTGTCGGCGGTGGTCGAGGCCGGCGACGTGAAGGAGCTGCAAGCGTTAGGCGACGCGCTGCGCGAGCAGCTGGGGAGCGGCGTGGGCGTGCTGGGCTCCTCGTTCAGCGACGGGAAGAACACGCTGCTGGCGGTGGTCACCGACGATTTGCGGGATCGCGGGGTGCGCGCCGACCAGTTGATCCGGACGATCGCGGCGGCGGCCGGCGGCCGCGGCGGCGGCAAGGCGCACATGGCCCAGGCGGGGCTGCCCGACGCGGCGCACGTGCGGGAGGCGATCGCCGGGGCGCCGGCCATCGTGCGCACTGCGTTAGGCGGAGCGGCATGACGGTCGGGGACTGGCTGGACACCCGGGAACCCGTGCCGCCGCCCGCGCTGGCGACCGAGCTCAGGCGGGCGCTCGGTCCTGCGTTAGGCGCTGATGCATCCACCGTGCGCGAGGCCTCGCTGGCGGCCGCCGAGTCGCTGCTGGCCGAGGCGCTCGCGGCCGGCTGCCGGACGCGCCCGCAGGCCGTGGTGCTCCTCGCCGCCGATGCCCTCGTCACCTACGCATTCGAGGCCGCGGCCGATGCGCCGGAAGCGTTAGGCGAACGCGCCGCCCAAGCGGTGCGCCGGTTGTCGCGACTCGCCGCCGCCGCCGGAGGCGCGGCGTGACGCTCCTCGACCGCCTCACCGAAACGAGCGGCCTGGCGGTGCTCGTCGATCCCGCACGCACGTCGCCCGACGCCGCCCGCGCATTGGGTGAGCGCGCGGCCGGCGAGGGCGTCGCGGTGCTGCTCGTCGGCACCAGCTTCGGACAAGGCGCCGACGCGTCGGCCACCGTGCGCGCGCTCCGGTCCTCCGCGCCCGACATTCCGTTGGTCCTGTTCCCGGCGGCCGCGTCGGATCTCGTGCCGGGCGTCGACGGCGTCCTCATGCTCTCGCTCGTGTCGGGACGCAACGCGCAGTACCTGATCGAGGAGCACGTGCGTGCGGTTCCGTTCTTCGATCGTCATCCCGAGGTGGAATCGATCGCCACGGCGTATTGCCTCGTAGACGGCGGCTGCGTGACCTCGGTAGAGGCGACCAGCCAGACACGTCCGTTGCCGGCCGACAAACCGGAATTCGTGCACGCGCACGTCAGTGCGGCGGCCCGCATGGGAATGCGAGCGACGTATCTCGACGCGGGGAGCGGGGCGCGGCGTCCCGTCGCTGCGGCACTGGTCAGCGCGGCGCGCGCGGTGTCGCGCGGACCGTTGTTCGTCGGCGGCGGCATCCGGACCACCGAGCACGTGCGCAGCGCTCGCGATGCCGGCGCCGACTTCGTCGTGGTCGGCACGTTGTTCGAGCAGAGCGGCGGGCGCGAGGTGGGGACCCTCGTCAACGCGGCGCAGTCGTGATCGACATTCACACACACCTGCTCCCGGGTGTGGACGACGGCTCGCCATCGATACAGGCTTCACTTCCGGTGCTCGACCGCTTCGGGCGGGACGGCGTGGATGTGCTGGTCTGCACGCCGCACCTGCTCGCGACGGACGCGATGCGCGCGCCGGTCGAAAAGTATGCATCGATTCTGGCGCGTCTCGCCGGGCACGCGCCGACCAAACCCGAGCTCCTCCAGGGCTGGGAGATCATGCTCGATGCGCCGGGCATGGATCTTCGCGCCCCGGGACTCCACCTTGGCGGATCGGACGCGGTGTTGGTCGAGTTCCCGCGCATGAACGTGCCGCCGGGCGCATCGAACGAGCTGCTGCGGATCCGGATGAGCGGAGTGATACCGGTGCTGGCGCATCCGGAGCGATACTACGGTGCGACCATCGAGCAGGTGTACGAATGGCGGGATGTGGGCGCGGTGATCCAGCTGGATGCGATCATGCTGTTCGGCACGTCGTCGGGCTGCCGGCTGGCGCGCCAGATGCTCGAGGAGGGATTGGTGGACTGCATTGCCAGCGACAACCACGGCGACACCCGGTCGCTGGCCTCGGCCCGCGATTGGCTAACGGAGTTAGGCGCGGTGGAGCAGGCGCGGCTGCTCACGCATACGAACGCGCTGCGGCTGCTGAACGGCGAGCCGATGATTCCCGTGGCGCCGGTGCCGCACGCCGAGCCGGGGATGCTCGGCCGGCTGCGGCAGATGTTCTTCGGCCGCAAATGAGCGCCACCCGGCCGGCCGATTCCGCCACGCTCCTCGCGGCCCTGCGGGAGCTGTCCGCCGCGGCGGCGCGCACAGCCGACGCGCTCGAGGCGGATATTTTGCGCGCGGCGGCCATGGTCGGGAGCACGGTGCGGTCCGGCGGCACGCTCTTCTTCTGCGGCAACGGCGGCAGCGCGGCGGACGCGCAGCATCTCGCGGCCGAATACGTGGTGCGGTACCAGCGCACGCGGCGCGCCTGCGCGGCGGTGGCGTTGACCACCGATACGTCGATTCTGACCGCGTCGGGCAACGACCTCGGCTTCGAGCAGGTGTTCGCGCGGCAGGTCGAAGCGCTGGCCCGTCCCGGCGACCTGCTGGTGATTCATTCGACGAGCGGGCGTTCGCCTAACGTGCTGGCGGCGGCGCGCGCGGCGCGCGCGCGGGGCGTGCCGGTGCTGGCGTACACGGCCGGCGACGGCGGACCGCTGCGCGCGCTCGCCGATCACGCGGTCGTGGTGCCGGTCTCGCGCACCGACCGCGCGCAGGAGCTCCATCTCTGCATCGAGCACGCGATCTGCGAGCTGGTGGAGCGCGACCTGTGATCTCGCTGCGGGGGCGGCGCGCGCTGGTGACCGGCGGCTCGCGCGGCATCGGCGCGGCGACGGCGCTGCTCTTGGCCGAGTGCGGCGCCGACGTCGGCATCGGCTACCGGAGCCGCGACACGGACGCCGCCGACGTCGTTAGGCAGATGGCGGGGCGCGGCGTGCGGGCGTTCTCGGTGGCGGCCGACATCTCGACCGGTGCCGGCGCCGAGTCGCTGTTCGATCGCGCGGCCCGCGAATTCGGCGGCATCGACATCTTCGTCGGCAACGCGGGCATCTGGCCCGTGGAGGAGACGGCGCTCAGCGCGATGGATGACGCGCGGTGGACGCGCACGATGGAACAGAACATCCTCGCGATGTTCTACACGACGCGGCTGGCGGCGCGGCACGTGTCCAACGGCGGCCGCATCGTGCTCGTGTCGAGCACGGCCGGCCAGCGGGGCGAAGCGTATCACGCGGACTACGCGACCTCCAAGGGCGCGATGATCTCGCTCGTGAAATCGCTCGCGGTGGAGCTTGCGTCGCGCGACGTGACGGTGAACAGTGTCGCGCCCGGCTGGGTGGACACCGAGATGTGCGCCGAGCCGTTCGCGCGCGGCGGCCGGGAGCGCATCGCGTCGGGCATCCCGCTCGGCCGCGTGGCCACGGCGCGCGACATCGCGGGGCCGATCGTGTTTCTGTGCTCGGACCTGGCGCGGCACGTCACCGGTGAAATCCTGAACGTGAACGGCGGGAGCGTGTTGTGCGGCTGACTCGCCCGTTAGGCACGGGCGCCGGCGCATGATCGTCATCCTGTTCACGGGCGGCACCATCTCGATGCGGCATGATCCGGCGGCGCAGGGCGCCGTGCCGGCGTTGTCGGGCCGCGAAATTCTGGCGGCCACGCGGGGCATCGAGGAAGTGGCGGACGTCGAGATCGAGGAGTGGGGCGCGTTTCCCGGACCGCACATGACCATCGAGCGGATGTGGTCGCTCCGGCAGCGCATTCGCGACCACGTGTCGCGGAGCGAGGTGCAGGGTGTGGTCGTGACGCACGGCACCGATTCGATGGAAGAGAGCGCGTATTTCGCCGCGCGTTCGCTGCCGCCGGACAAGCCCATCGTGTTCACCGGCGCCATGCGCACCGCGAGCGATCTGGGCTGGGATGGTCCGTCGAACCTCCTCGACGCGGTCCGGGTGGCGGCAAGCGAGGGCGCCTGCGGGTACGGCGCGATGGTCACGATGTCGGGGCGGGTGTTCACGGGTCTCGACGTGACGAAGGCGCACACGCACCTGCTCGATGCGTTCGAGAGTCCGGGCCTCGGTCCGGTGGCGGTGGTCGACGACGGCGAGGTCATTTTTCGGCGCGCGCTGGTGCCGTCGATGCCGCCGCTCGATCCCGCGAATCCGGCGACGCCGGTGGATCTCGTGTACGCGGCGGCGGGCACGGACTCGCGGCTGCTGGATGCGTCGCGGCCGGCGGCGTGCGGGGTGGTGGTGGCGGCGATGGGGCGGGGCAACGTGCCGCCGGCGATGGTGCCGGGGATCGAGCGGTGGATAGCGGACGGCAAGCCGGTGGTCGTGGCGTCGCGCGCCCAACGGGGACGGGTGGGCACGACGTACGGGTACGCGGGCGGTGCGCGGCGGCTCGAGGACGCCGGCGCGATTTTGGCGCCGGGCCGCCGTCCGCAGCAGGCGCGCATCGACCTCATGCTTGCGTTAGGACTCGGCATGGGGCCGGCGGGCGTGCGCGCGCTGTTTCAGAGTTAGGCGCAGTGCCGCGCGATGCCGGGCACGACCGGGCGCGGTTGGCGCCGCCCGCGACGGTGGTCGAAATCGCGCGCGTGCTCACGGGCGCGGGCTTCGAGACCTGGTGCGTGGGCGGCGCGGTGCGCGACGCGTTGTTGGGCGAAACGCACCTCGACTGGGATCTCGCCACCGCGGCCACTCCCGCGGATGTGCGGCGGCTGTTTCGGCGCACGGTGCCGGTGGGGATCGAATTCGGCACCGTCGGCGTGCTCGATCCGGCGAACGTGATGCACGAGGTGACCACGTTTCGGCGCGATGTGCACACCGACGGCCGCCACGCCGTGGTGGAGTTCGGCGTGTCGCTCGACGATGACCTCGCCCGGCGCGACTTCACGATCAACGCCATTGCGTACGACCCGTTAGGCGACGCGCTGCGCGATCCGTTCGGCGGCCGGCGCGACCTCGAGGCGCGCGTCGTGCGCGCCGTCGGCGACCCCGACGCCCGGATGCGCGAGGACCGGCTCCGCGCCCTCCGCGCGATCCGGTTCGCGGCGCGGTTCGGCTTCGAGATCGAGCCGCGCACCTGGCGCGCCGTGGCCGACTCGTCGCCGTTCATGACGCGGCTGTCGCACGAACGGGTGAAGCAGGAGATCGAGAAGACGATGCAGCAGGTGCGATACGCCGGCCGCGCCATCGGGCTCTGGCGCGAGAGCGGCGTGCTGGCCGCGCTCGTGCCCGCGCTCGCCGCGATCTCCGACGTGTCGCTGACGTCGCTCGACCTGTTGCCGCCACCGCGGAACGAGGCCAGGCCGGACCGTGAAATGCAGCGTATCGTCGCCATGGTAGCGGATCTCGCCCCGCGCGATGCCGAACGTGCGCTCAGAGACCTGCGGTTTCCGAACAAGACGGTCGCCTGGGTCGGGTCGGTGTTGCGGGGATGGGCGCTGATCGGCGATGATGTGCGGCGCGTGCTCACCGACGACGCCGGAGCATCCGATGCCATGCTGCGCCGTTGGGCGGGGAAGACCGGACGCACGCGCGCGCGCGCGGTGTGGCGGTTGGGCGCGGTGCGCTTCGCGGCGGAACGTGCACTCGGTCGGCCGGCGCCGGCTGCCGCCGCAGTTGCGTCGGCGTATCGGCGTGCCATGCGCATCGCATTCCGCGATCCGGTGGAGATCGGTGATCTTGCGGTCGATGGCGATGACCTGCTGGCGGCCGGCGTGGCGGCGGGTCCGGAGATCAAGGCGGTGTTGGAGCGGCTGCTCGACGACGTGCTCGATGATCCCGCACGGAACACGCGCGACGCGCTCCTTGCGCGCGTGGCGAGCGTGCGCGGTCGCAGTTAGGCAACGGACGAGGCGGACATGTTCTTTCGCGGACGGCAGCCGGACCAATCGGTGTGGAAGCGGTTTCGCACCGCGGCCGATGGCTTTTCGTTTTCGCACGATGGCGACTACTACACGGCGCATCTCGTGGCGAACGCCGAGCGCGTCGTCGATCTGTTCATCGCGCTCATGGAGCATCTGCCGCCGGCGGTCGACGTGGCGATCAGCGACGAGCGCAGCGGGCGGTCCTGGAAGGGCGAAGCGCTGGCGCTGCCCGACGTGCGCGAAGCGGTGTCGCGCATCAAGACGCTGCTCGCGACCAACGGCGGCGCCGAGTTGTCGGTGTACACGAGTGAAGACCAACTAACGGTGAATCCGGTGCTCGAGCTGTTCATTTATTCGCGCACGGATCAGTGGCTGTACATCCTGAAAGGAAAGGGATTGGAGGAGCGGCGGCTCGTGCGCACGCGCAGCTGGCGCGGTGTGCGTCGCGAGTACGCGGATGCGCCGGAGCTGGTGGCAGCGCTGGCCCAGGCGGCGGAATCGCTCAGGCTCGCTCCGGCGTGAGTGCGACGCCCTGGGCGTATGCGATTGCGGCGGCGGCGGCCAACGTGGTTGGCGCCGCCGCCGTCACGTGGCGCTCGCGGTGGAGCGTCGCGACGCTCGAGACGCTGGTGGCGTTATCGGCGGGATTCATGATCGCGGTGTCGCTCACCGACATCTTTCCCGAGGCGATCGCGAGAAGCGGCGACCGCGGCGCCATGGCGGCGCTGCTCGGATACCTGCTCGTGCATTTCACGCAGCACACCCTGGCGCCGCACTTTCATTTCGGCGAGGAGACGCACCACGTGACCGAGCGCGTCGGCGTGTCGGCGCTCGTGGGCTTGCTGCTGCACACGTTCGTGGACGGCGTGGCCATTGCATCGGCGTTCCTGGTGAGCCAGGCGTTGGGCACGCTCGTATTCCTGGCGATCGTGCTGCACAAGCTGCCGGAGGGTTTGGCGATTTCGAGTCTCTTTCTCGCCGCGGGCGCGGGTCGCAAGCGCGCGCTCTACGCCGGCCTGTCGCTCGGCTTGGCAACGCTCGCGGGCGTGCTCGTGACGGGCCGCGTTGCGTCGCTGGCGATGTACGGCCTTGGTCTTTCGGCGGGCGTGACGCTGTATGTCGGCGCATCGAACCTCGTGCCCGAGTTTCAAGGGAAGCACGGCTGGCGGCTGCAACTCGCCTTCTTCGTGGGGTGCGGACTGTTCTTCGCGGCGCGCTCCGCCGTGAGGGCGTGAGCGTGCCAACACGCGGCGGTCGACCGTCGCGCGGCCGCGGCGAGCCGTCGTTGTTCGCGGCGCCGGAGAGCGCGCAGCCGCTGGCGACGCGCATGCGGCCGCGCTCGTTGGACGACGTCGTTGGGCAGGAGCAGTTGTTAGGCCCGGGCACCGCGCTCCGCGCGGCAATCGAGACGGGCACCGTGGGCTCGATGATTTTCTGGGGGCCGCCGGGAACGGGGAAGACGACGCTGGCCCTGCTCCTCGCCCGCTATACGGACCGGGTGTTCGTCCCGTTCTCGGCGGTCACGGAAGGTGTGCCGCGCGTGCGGGAGATCGTGGCCGAAGCGGAAGACCGCCTGGCGACGTTGGGCCGCGGGACGATTCTGTTCGTCGACGAGATCCACCGGCTGAACACCGCGCAGCAGGACGCGTTTCTGCCGCACGTGGAGCGCGGGACGATCACGTTGGTCGGCGCGACCACGGAGAACCCATCGTTCGAGATCAACGGTGCGTTGTTGTCGCGCTCGCGGGTGTTCGTGCTGAAACCGCTCGACGCGGCGGCGATCGAGACGCTCGTTAGGCGGGCGGCCGCCGACCGCGAGCGCGGCCTCGGCGTCCAGGAGCTGGCGCTGGACGATGATGCGGTGCGGCTCATTGCCGAAGAAGCCGACGGCGACGCGCGCCGCGCGCTGACGGTGCTCGAGGCAGCGGCCGCGCACGTGGGTGCGCGGGGGCACGTCACGGTGCCCGTGGCCCGTGACGCCATGCAGCTGCGATTCGCGCGGCACGACAAGGCGGGTGAAGAACACTTCAATCTCCTGTCCGCGTATCACAAGTCGCTGCGCGGGAGCGATCCGCAGGGGGCGCTCTACTGGATGGCGCGGATGATCGAGGGCGGCGAA
Coding sequences:
- a CDS encoding replication-associated recombination protein A translates to MSVPTRGGRPSRGRGEPSLFAAPESAQPLATRMRPRSLDDVVGQEQLLGPGTALRAAIETGTVGSMIFWGPPGTGKTTLALLLARYTDRVFVPFSAVTEGVPRVREIVAEAEDRLATLGRGTILFVDEIHRLNTAQQDAFLPHVERGTITLVGATTENPSFEINGALLSRSRVFVLKPLDAAAIETLVRRAAADRERGLGVQELALDDDAVRLIAEEADGDARRALTVLEAAAAHVGARGHVTVPVARDAMQLRFARHDKAGEEHFNLLSAYHKSLRGSDPQGALYWMARMIEGGEDPMTIFRRAIAMAAEDVGLADPGALQLAVAARDAYHMLGAPEGYLPLTEMTIYLATAPKSNSAKAALGAAMDAARETPAAPVPMHIRNAPTPLMKDLGYGKGYQYAHDAPEAYIPQEYLPETLRDTVLYEPGKFGFEKEIAKRLAWWAELKRKDQHAE